The Sporocytophaga myxococcoides genome contains a region encoding:
- a CDS encoding B12-binding domain-containing radical SAM protein, translating into MKVKFILPALTEAKSPYWRPVKYSLFPPLGLATLASWLSDNDETTIQDEHVEEIDLNDEPDLVVIQVYITNAYRAYNIADHYRKKNCYVILGGLHVTSLPEEAMTHADSIFIGPGEDTFPAFLKDFKNKSPKKKYVSLQRSIVGIPPVRRDLIKRHLYLVPNSIVVSRGCPHHCDFCYKDAFFNSKKSFYTQLVDEALAEIDRLPGKHLYFLDDHLLGNQKFASELFEGMKGMGRVFQGASTIDAILRSKLIEKAADAGLRSLFIGFETLSESNLKSSNKKQNLGRDYQQAIRVVQELGIMINGSFVFGLDDDDKDVFKRTVDWGVQMGITTSTYHVLTPYPGTKLFDNYEKEGRILTRNWDLYDTRNVVFKTKNLSPQELKAGYDYAYKEFYSWNNIWKAGTAHDSIKYKLKHLIYAGGWKKFEPLWNFIIKTKQLNNMLPLLEAILSKVSPEKESKKMPEIVSNLSVSVVKN; encoded by the coding sequence ATGAAAGTAAAATTTATATTACCAGCACTAACTGAAGCTAAAAGTCCATACTGGAGGCCCGTAAAATATTCATTATTTCCTCCTCTTGGCCTGGCTACACTTGCATCCTGGCTATCTGATAATGATGAAACGACAATTCAGGATGAACATGTTGAAGAGATTGATCTCAACGACGAGCCTGATCTGGTCGTGATTCAGGTATATATTACCAATGCATACAGGGCCTATAACATAGCCGACCACTATAGAAAAAAGAATTGCTATGTAATACTTGGGGGCCTTCATGTTACCTCATTACCTGAAGAGGCAATGACTCACGCAGACAGCATTTTTATTGGTCCCGGCGAGGATACCTTTCCTGCTTTTTTAAAAGATTTTAAAAATAAATCTCCCAAGAAAAAGTATGTTTCCCTGCAGAGGTCTATCGTAGGTATTCCTCCTGTGAGAAGGGATTTAATCAAAAGACATTTGTACCTCGTCCCGAACTCAATAGTAGTGAGCAGAGGATGTCCTCATCATTGCGACTTTTGTTATAAGGATGCCTTTTTTAATTCTAAAAAATCATTCTATACACAACTCGTAGATGAAGCACTGGCCGAGATAGATAGGCTTCCGGGTAAGCATCTTTATTTCCTTGATGACCATCTGCTGGGTAATCAGAAGTTTGCTTCGGAACTTTTTGAAGGCATGAAAGGAATGGGAAGGGTATTTCAGGGAGCAAGCACAATTGATGCTATTTTAAGAAGCAAGCTCATAGAAAAGGCTGCTGATGCCGGATTGAGAAGTTTGTTTATAGGGTTTGAAACATTGAGTGAAAGCAACCTTAAGTCAAGCAATAAAAAGCAGAATCTTGGACGAGATTATCAACAGGCTATCCGAGTTGTTCAGGAATTAGGTATCATGATCAATGGTAGCTTTGTATTCGGCCTGGATGATGATGATAAAGACGTTTTTAAAAGAACAGTTGACTGGGGTGTGCAGATGGGTATTACCACTTCAACTTATCATGTGTTGACTCCCTATCCTGGTACAAAACTTTTTGATAACTACGAGAAGGAAGGGAGAATACTGACCAGAAACTGGGATCTCTACGATACGCGAAATGTAGTTTTTAAAACAAAGAATCTTTCTCCTCAGGAATTAAAGGCTGGTTATGATTATGCTTATAAAGAATTTTATTCCTGGAATAATATCTGGAAAGCAGGTACAGCCCATGATTCCATAAAATACAAACTCAAGCATCTTATCTATGCAGGTGGATGGAAGAAGTTTGAACCGCTCTGGAATTTTATCATTAAAACGAAACAATTAAATAATATGCTTCCTCTGCTGGAAGCCATATTGTCAAAGGTAAGTCCTGAAAAAGAATCTAAGAAAATGCCTGAGATTGTTTCAAATTTATCCGTGTCAGTTGTAAAAAATTAA
- a CDS encoding DUF4153 domain-containing protein yields MKKNDIIIVTATLIYSYLFYDQTPGINIFLFSVVITFLMALKDNNLFSNGLWLISSIGALISGAMALLHGTGLPVLANIISLSMAASFSFRKDSSLIFALLYSAYSYFFSLIYIFARLFERSERKEERTPQSYSLLFVTAIPVIITLIFFFIYRSANPYFDELAANIKFDFLSWGLIGFTIMGFVLLYGYFNQMDILSLLYKDLTSPDRLINDESTFSKPLLNINNENISGIVLFAMLNLLLFIVNIVDVYSLSVATEFPEGFQYSQVVHQGINSLILSIVIAIAIILFYFRGSLNFYENNTAIKILAVIWIIQNTILVITCGIKNFHYIDEHGLTYKRIGVYIYLIMTVAGLLTTFIKIASAKSNWFLFRKNAWVGYAVLMLSCLWNWDMLIVKYNLSGIAAKTDLIYNVSLSDAGLPDLISYCKKNPQQMRDNKSFLIALDIRKKAFIKEFEDRDWQSWNMDDDDIYHELKSMESLPGIF; encoded by the coding sequence ATGAAAAAGAACGATATAATAATTGTGACAGCGACGCTAATCTATAGTTACCTGTTTTATGATCAGACACCGGGTATCAATATATTCTTATTTTCTGTCGTGATAACCTTTTTAATGGCGCTCAAAGATAACAATTTGTTTTCTAACGGGCTTTGGCTTATATCCTCTATCGGAGCATTGATCAGTGGGGCTATGGCTTTATTGCATGGCACCGGCTTGCCTGTATTGGCCAATATCATTTCCTTAAGCATGGCTGCAAGTTTTTCTTTTCGAAAAGATTCATCATTGATATTTGCTTTGCTATACTCTGCATATAGCTATTTCTTTTCATTGATCTATATTTTTGCCAGACTATTTGAACGAAGCGAAAGGAAAGAAGAGCGAACACCACAATCCTACAGCTTGTTATTTGTCACTGCAATTCCTGTCATTATTACATTGATATTCTTCTTTATTTATCGAAGTGCCAATCCTTACTTTGATGAATTGGCAGCCAATATAAAATTTGATTTTCTTTCATGGGGACTTATAGGTTTCACGATTATGGGCTTCGTGCTGCTTTATGGCTATTTCAACCAAATGGATATTCTTTCTCTTTTATATAAAGATCTGACTTCTCCCGACCGACTTATTAATGATGAATCTACTTTCTCAAAGCCTTTGCTTAACATCAATAATGAAAATATTTCAGGTATTGTATTATTTGCGATGCTGAATTTATTGCTATTCATAGTAAATATTGTTGATGTATATTCTTTGTCAGTTGCTACAGAGTTTCCTGAAGGGTTTCAATATTCACAGGTTGTTCATCAAGGAATCAATTCATTAATACTTTCCATAGTTATTGCAATCGCTATTATTTTGTTTTATTTCAGAGGGTCCTTGAATTTTTATGAAAACAACACTGCTATTAAGATACTAGCTGTGATATGGATTATCCAAAACACAATATTGGTGATTACCTGTGGTATAAAGAATTTTCATTATATCGATGAGCATGGATTGACTTACAAAAGAATTGGTGTTTACATCTATCTGATTATGACTGTTGCAGGGCTATTGACCACATTTATAAAAATTGCTTCAGCAAAAAGCAACTGGTTTTTATTCAGGAAAAATGCCTGGGTGGGTTATGCTGTATTAATGTTATCATGCCTATGGAACTGGGATATGCTTATAGTAAAATACAATCTTTCGGGGATAGCAGCTAAAACAGATCTTATTTACAATGTATCCCTATCTGATGCTGGATTGCCTGATCTGATTTCTTATTGTAAAAAGAATCCTCAGCAAATGCGGGATAACAAGAGTTTTCTCATAGCTCTTGATATAAGAAAAAAAGCTTTTATAAAAGAATTTGAAGATCGTGATTGGCAGTCGTGGAATATGGATGATGATGATATTTACCATGAATTAAAATCCATGGAAAGTTTACCTGGGATTTTTTAG
- a CDS encoding DUF1361 domain-containing protein, whose translation MNNSKKEIAAGIVLLSVFCFMLLALRIYISGRYSFIFLIWNWLLAMIPLILSFIISTLDDKKSINIIFFIILGIAWLLFFPNAPYLITDMVHLKERAIVPLWLDTLMLFSFAFTGLISGLVSLFYVHLHFMKYSGGRFSWFFICNVSILCSYGIYLGRFLRWNSWDIVTNTGTLFDDVIFNIFRSKAILVTGVFTSFMMASYFIVYILLSKKENMNFK comes from the coding sequence ATGAATAATAGTAAGAAAGAGATAGCAGCTGGAATTGTTTTGCTCTCGGTATTTTGCTTTATGTTACTCGCTCTTAGAATTTATATTTCGGGAAGATATAGTTTCATATTTCTAATCTGGAACTGGCTTCTGGCAATGATCCCATTAATTTTGTCTTTTATAATCAGTACTCTGGATGATAAAAAGTCAATTAATATTATCTTCTTTATAATTCTTGGTATTGCCTGGCTTTTATTTTTTCCTAATGCACCTTATCTGATTACCGATATGGTTCATTTGAAGGAAAGAGCGATAGTCCCTTTGTGGTTAGATACATTGATGTTATTTTCCTTTGCATTTACAGGACTAATAAGTGGTCTGGTAAGTTTATTTTATGTTCATCTGCATTTTATGAAATATTCAGGAGGTAGGTTCTCCTGGTTTTTTATCTGCAATGTGTCGATCTTATGCTCTTATGGAATATACCTGGGAAGATTTTTGAGATGGAATAGCTGGGATATTGTAACTAATACAGGAACATTATTTGATGATGTAATCTTTAATATCTTTAGAAGTAAGGCAATACTGGTCACGGGAGTTTTTACTTCTTTTATGATGGCATCCTATTTCATTGTATATATTCTTTTAAGCAAAAAGGAAAATATGAACTTTAAATAA
- a CDS encoding sigma-70 family RNA polymerase sigma factor gives MMTQTDFTQYHKYLFVIAYNILGDIQTAEDLVQDTYEKWLGLDQGNIKDVKSYLSKITVNKAIDALKRLKQEREVYKGIWLPEPILSETDPEEEQSIDYAFLVILENLNPYERAVIVLRELVGYSYLQIAGLLEITQENCRQLYHRASLKLKKSKFGQYKVQEDQRKLFETFLEAVESKDFNKLTTLLKNDAVLYSDGGGKVAAAINPIYGVTNILKFFQGIFKSERGLFRFRKINFNGKSGIMIEINGEFHSIVYPDVVDSMIDKLFMIRNPEKIIFKKN, from the coding sequence ATGATGACACAGACAGATTTTACTCAGTATCATAAATATTTATTTGTGATTGCCTATAATATACTTGGTGATATACAAACAGCTGAAGATCTTGTGCAGGATACTTATGAAAAATGGCTGGGGTTGGATCAAGGTAATATTAAAGATGTAAAATCATATCTTAGTAAGATAACAGTCAACAAAGCTATAGATGCCTTAAAAAGATTAAAACAGGAAAGAGAAGTCTATAAGGGAATATGGTTACCAGAACCAATATTGAGTGAAACTGACCCGGAGGAAGAGCAATCAATAGATTATGCTTTTTTAGTAATTCTTGAAAACCTTAACCCATATGAAAGGGCTGTAATTGTGCTCAGAGAACTGGTCGGATATTCTTATCTTCAGATTGCAGGTTTACTTGAGATAACTCAGGAAAACTGCAGACAACTATATCACAGAGCTAGTTTGAAACTTAAGAAAAGCAAGTTCGGACAATACAAAGTGCAAGAAGATCAGAGAAAGTTGTTTGAAACGTTCCTTGAAGCGGTTGAAAGTAAAGATTTTAACAAACTTACGACGCTTTTAAAAAATGACGCTGTCCTTTATTCAGACGGTGGAGGTAAAGTTGCAGCAGCGATTAACCCTATTTATGGAGTTACCAATATTCTGAAGTTTTTTCAGGGAATATTTAAAAGCGAGAGGGGCCTGTTCAGGTTTCGGAAAATAAATTTCAATGGTAAATCGGGTATCATGATTGAAATAAATGGGGAGTTTCATTCTATAGTATATCCTGATGTTGTGGATAGCATGATTGATAAATTATTTATGATCAGAAATCCGGAAAAAATAATTTTTAAGAAAAACTAA
- a CDS encoding carboxymuconolactone decarboxylase family protein, with translation MESRIKIKDLEPNAYQAMYGVEKYLSSTNISKTYKSLIKIRASQINRCAFCIQMHTRDARLEGETEQRIYALSAWRETPFFTPEERVVLALTEEVTLITNNGVSDAVYKEAEKYFDDNCIAQLIMTIVSINGWNRIAVATRLAPEHI, from the coding sequence ATGGAAAGCAGAATCAAAATCAAAGACCTGGAGCCAAACGCCTATCAGGCAATGTATGGGGTAGAAAAATATCTTTCTTCTACAAATATTTCAAAGACTTACAAAAGTCTTATCAAAATCAGGGCTTCTCAGATAAACAGGTGTGCGTTTTGTATACAAATGCATACAAGAGATGCCCGGTTGGAAGGTGAAACAGAGCAACGTATATATGCCTTATCTGCCTGGAGAGAAACTCCTTTTTTTACTCCGGAAGAAAGAGTGGTACTTGCACTCACTGAAGAAGTTACATTAATAACTAACAACGGGGTGTCTGACGCGGTTTATAAAGAAGCAGAAAAATACTTTGATGATAACTGTATTGCGCAACTTATAATGACGATCGTCTCTATTAACGGATGGAACAGGATAGCTGTCGCTACCCGCTTGGCTCCTGAACATATTTAA
- a CDS encoding DUF4241 domain-containing protein — translation MIKYPSFLEDSFSKGYSIIEEGITYTFQCQDMGNINIHSGKVLTCDPLNTEEVDAFVNLFPIGSFPVELAIADIETDERIAFARIKFSEEKPVRWEFALLEGQRMEDLQDGEIFGYAVDSGLGCFMDLSALDAYEFYAQKNKEYHEEIFDQMDEVYKDTRTWYMWKSKEDTIAIFTTGYGDDVYQSYVGFDNDGRICRLVTDFNLLEWNK, via the coding sequence ATGATAAAGTATCCATCTTTTCTTGAAGACAGTTTTAGTAAGGGCTATTCTATTATTGAAGAAGGTATTACCTATACATTTCAATGTCAGGATATGGGAAACATCAATATACATTCAGGAAAGGTTCTTACATGTGATCCGTTAAATACAGAAGAGGTGGATGCATTTGTCAACTTGTTTCCAATAGGTAGTTTTCCCGTGGAACTGGCAATAGCAGATATTGAGACAGACGAGCGTATAGCATTTGCCAGAATAAAATTTTCAGAAGAAAAACCTGTTCGATGGGAATTCGCATTGCTCGAAGGCCAGCGAATGGAAGATTTGCAGGATGGGGAAATCTTCGGATATGCCGTGGATTCAGGCCTTGGTTGTTTTATGGATCTTTCTGCACTGGACGCATATGAATTCTATGCTCAAAAGAATAAAGAGTACCACGAAGAAATTTTTGATCAGATGGATGAAGTTTATAAGGATACCAGAACATGGTACATGTGGAAATCAAAAGAAGATACTATTGCTATTTTTACAACAGGTTACGGAGATGATGTATATCAATCTTATGTTGGCTTTGATAATGACGGAAGGATTTGCAGGCTAGTTACTGATTTCAATCTGTTGGAATGGAATAAGTAA
- a CDS encoding response regulator, whose protein sequence is MLPFEKFGLNKKIRLGLGFSIVLLILSSCLSFYTILKLIEQSSWVDHTNEVLINIESTIAELRGAETGQRGYIITKDEQFLEPYRNAAKRVEINIAKLKELTADNEYQRRSIDTLERLVGNRFERLNLVLEQFKKDKTQVSYSDMVVGKKMMDEIRSMYTNMRIEEQRLLKSRIATAHKYYRLSPIIIVVSSLIAITLAGVSFYFINNDIKNREIVQQELKTLNNQLENSNEILIKNRNEISNQNYLLQANAQINDLLRGERDLNMLSSKVLSYLTEFMKAQSGIIYLVQEDGSFQLAETYAFEANVNVPNKFYPGEGLLGQCALQKKVQLINDISVQNIKINSGLAAFDVAEILIVPFYHSEKTTAIVELLSKGKFNQLDLQFIYSIGSTISIFINGIISEMKTYELLSETQNQAEELETQQEELRIMNDELREQRDKLQASDEELRASEEELQEKNAELELQNEAINTKNKALEDARQALQLKVNQVEVISQYKSDFLANMSHELRTPLNSILILSSLLKDNKNKTLSKKEVEQAGIIERSGNDLLKLINQILDLAKVESGKVKLELGDFKPNEFKMDHQFKELAKEKNINFKFLIQKGLPDVIYTDKFRVEQVLKNLLSNAFKFTPDNGTIEYSIRPVTESSKKFLNPDLNNKKVVAFVVKDTGIGIPPDKLDLIFEAFQQADPSTTRKYGGSGLGLTISRDIAILLGGEIQVESIVGKGSQFTLYLPERADETNLEEAVLVPEKYVSLSDESSATKSIPTGNSSKSILIVEDDVYFSRILEDFAKSKGYEVTVIHKGNEVIDIAKENNFAAILLDVQLPDMNGWEVLKWLKHNPLLKDIPVHMMSAYDKETYHNHLGQENFIPKPVALETLDQAFNKIGLNIGKDVMKVLIVEDNENESIAVKDLLKSQGIESDNAFNGAEALEYLRKEKYDGIILDIKLPDYNGYDLLEFIKKDNNLKEMPVIIYSGKDLSIDEEAKFKRYADTIIVKTEYSYTRLLEEVKLFMHNMGASIEKSSRSSMIHRDMLLKDKKVLIADDDMRNIYSLTNVLEDQGMNVVVAYDGRQAIEELDSNPDTDIVLMDIMMPEMDGIDATKSIRSRSEYRNLPIIAITAKAMTGDKEKCIAAGVSDYISKPIELPKLLSLMRVWLYKS, encoded by the coding sequence ATGTTGCCTTTTGAGAAATTTGGTCTTAATAAGAAAATAAGACTGGGTTTAGGATTCTCCATTGTCCTACTGATATTATCTTCATGTCTTTCTTTTTATACCATATTAAAGCTGATAGAGCAATCTTCCTGGGTAGATCATACAAATGAGGTTCTCATCAATATAGAATCTACCATAGCAGAGTTAAGAGGAGCCGAAACAGGTCAGAGAGGGTATATCATTACGAAAGATGAACAATTCCTTGAGCCATACAGAAATGCGGCGAAAAGAGTAGAAATAAATATAGCTAAGTTAAAGGAACTTACGGCTGATAATGAATACCAGAGACGGTCTATTGATACATTGGAGCGACTGGTGGGAAATCGTTTTGAAAGGTTGAACCTCGTATTGGAACAATTCAAGAAAGACAAGACGCAGGTTAGTTACAGCGATATGGTTGTTGGAAAGAAAATGATGGATGAAATTCGAAGTATGTATACGAATATGCGGATCGAGGAGCAGAGACTTCTCAAAAGCAGGATTGCAACTGCCCATAAGTATTACAGGTTATCTCCAATCATTATTGTAGTTTCCTCTCTCATTGCCATTACTTTAGCTGGGGTGTCATTTTATTTTATAAACAATGATATCAAAAACAGGGAAATTGTTCAGCAGGAGTTAAAAACACTAAATAACCAACTAGAGAATTCCAATGAGATATTGATTAAAAACAGAAATGAAATAAGTAACCAGAATTATTTGTTACAGGCAAATGCCCAGATCAATGATTTGCTTAGGGGGGAAAGGGATTTAAACATGTTGAGCAGTAAGGTCTTATCGTACCTCACTGAATTTATGAAGGCTCAGTCAGGAATTATCTATTTGGTACAAGAAGATGGTAGTTTTCAGTTGGCTGAAACTTATGCATTTGAGGCAAATGTAAACGTTCCTAACAAATTTTATCCTGGAGAGGGGTTATTGGGGCAGTGTGCCTTACAGAAAAAGGTTCAGTTAATTAATGATATATCTGTTCAAAATATAAAGATAAATTCAGGCTTAGCCGCATTTGATGTTGCTGAAATTTTAATTGTCCCATTTTATCATTCTGAAAAAACTACAGCAATAGTCGAGCTTTTGAGTAAAGGTAAATTTAACCAACTGGATCTCCAGTTTATTTATAGTATCGGAAGTACAATATCCATTTTTATAAATGGAATAATCTCGGAGATGAAAACCTATGAGTTGCTGTCAGAAACCCAGAACCAGGCAGAAGAGCTGGAGACACAGCAGGAAGAGCTTCGGATTATGAATGATGAGCTAAGAGAGCAAAGAGATAAGTTACAGGCTTCCGATGAAGAGTTGCGGGCAAGTGAAGAAGAGCTTCAGGAAAAAAATGCGGAACTTGAGTTGCAGAATGAAGCTATCAATACAAAAAATAAAGCGCTGGAGGATGCAAGGCAGGCATTGCAGTTAAAGGTAAATCAGGTAGAGGTAATAAGCCAGTATAAATCCGATTTCCTTGCCAACATGTCTCATGAGTTAAGGACACCATTAAATAGTATACTCATACTTTCAAGCCTTTTAAAAGACAACAAAAACAAAACATTAAGCAAGAAGGAAGTTGAGCAAGCTGGAATTATTGAGCGTTCCGGAAATGATTTACTTAAGCTTATTAATCAGATCCTGGATCTTGCAAAAGTAGAATCCGGAAAAGTAAAACTTGAGTTGGGTGATTTCAAACCCAATGAATTTAAAATGGATCACCAGTTCAAAGAACTTGCCAAAGAAAAAAATATAAACTTTAAGTTCCTTATACAAAAAGGGCTTCCTGATGTTATTTATACTGATAAATTCAGAGTAGAACAAGTTCTTAAGAATCTACTATCAAATGCATTCAAGTTCACTCCGGATAATGGAACAATAGAATATTCCATAAGACCTGTAACAGAATCTAGCAAGAAATTCCTCAATCCTGATTTGAATAATAAAAAAGTAGTAGCATTTGTTGTAAAAGATACGGGTATCGGAATTCCTCCGGATAAACTGGATCTGATCTTTGAGGCTTTTCAGCAAGCAGATCCATCGACAACCAGAAAATACGGGGGCTCTGGTCTTGGGCTTACGATTAGCAGGGATATAGCAATATTGCTTGGGGGAGAAATTCAGGTAGAAAGCATTGTTGGTAAAGGGAGCCAATTTACATTATACCTTCCGGAGAGAGCCGATGAAACCAATTTGGAAGAGGCTGTCCTGGTGCCGGAAAAATATGTATCACTATCTGATGAATCTTCTGCTACTAAAAGTATTCCTACAGGAAACTCATCAAAAAGTATCCTTATTGTAGAAGATGATGTTTACTTCTCCAGAATTCTTGAAGACTTTGCTAAAAGCAAAGGGTATGAGGTAACTGTTATTCATAAAGGAAATGAAGTGATTGACATTGCAAAAGAGAATAACTTTGCCGCCATTCTTCTTGATGTTCAATTACCGGATATGAATGGATGGGAAGTGCTTAAATGGCTTAAACATAACCCTTTGTTAAAAGATATACCTGTACATATGATGTCTGCATATGATAAAGAGACTTATCACAATCACCTGGGCCAGGAAAACTTTATACCAAAGCCTGTAGCTCTGGAGACTCTTGATCAGGCCTTCAATAAAATCGGTCTCAATATAGGCAAAGATGTAATGAAGGTTTTGATAGTAGAAGATAATGAAAATGAGAGTATCGCAGTAAAAGATCTTTTAAAATCTCAAGGGATTGAATCTGATAATGCTTTTAATGGGGCAGAAGCTCTTGAATATTTAAGAAAAGAAAAGTATGACGGGATTATATTAGATATAAAACTTCCTGATTATAATGGATATGATCTGCTGGAGTTCATAAAAAAAGATAATAATCTAAAAGAAATGCCCGTAATTATTTATTCAGGAAAAGATCTTTCTATAGATGAGGAAGCTAAATTCAAGAGGTATGCAGATACAATAATTGTAAAGACAGAATATTCCTATACAAGGCTTCTGGAGGAAGTTAAGCTCTTTATGCACAATATGGGTGCAAGTATTGAAAAGTCATCCAGATCTTCAATGATTCATAGGGATATGTTGCTGAAAGATAAAAAGGTTCTTATTGCTGATGATGATATGCGTAACATATATTCTCTAACCAATGTGCTGGAAGATCAGGGAATGAATGTAGTAGTGGCTTATGATGGCAGACAGGCAATAGAGGAGCTTGATTCTAATCCGGATACTGATATAGTACTTATGGATATTATGATGCCGGAAATGGATGGTATCGATGCTACTAAATCTATCAGATCCAGATCTGAATATCGAAACTTGCCGATTATCGCAATTACAGCAAAAGCAATGACAGGTGATAAGGAAAAATGTATTGCGGCAGGTGTTTCAGATTACATATCCAAACCAATAGAGTTACCAAAATTGTTATCTCTGATGCGTGTTTGGTTATATAAAAGTTAA
- a CDS encoding CheR family methyltransferase, whose amino-acid sequence MEMGFIEIGDEEYQDLLMAILQQYSYDFSGYSKASMKRRISRFLINKNLGTLRELKLRILADADYFDFFLEEVTVNVTEMFRDPSFYLSLRKNVVPYLKTYPFVRIWDAGCSTGEEAYSLAMLFKEEAILARSRFYATDINGKVLQTAKEGIYPISCMKEYSRNYIKAGGLYSLSDYYHARYNRAIMDSELSKNFLFSVHNLVHDGSFNEFNLIVCRNVLIYFQKELQEKVLELFMDSLPVFGFLALGNKESLRFSKIEKYFQVIDHKEKIYRRIN is encoded by the coding sequence ATGGAAATGGGATTTATAGAAATAGGAGATGAAGAATATCAGGACTTGCTCATGGCCATTTTGCAGCAATATAGCTACGATTTTTCCGGCTATTCTAAAGCTTCAATGAAGAGACGCATAAGCAGGTTTTTGATTAACAAAAATCTGGGAACTTTGCGTGAGTTAAAATTGAGAATACTTGCGGATGCAGACTATTTTGACTTTTTTCTGGAAGAGGTTACAGTGAATGTAACTGAGATGTTCAGAGATCCTTCATTTTATCTTTCCCTTCGGAAGAATGTGGTTCCTTATTTGAAAACATATCCTTTTGTGCGCATTTGGGATGCAGGTTGTTCAACAGGAGAAGAGGCGTATTCACTTGCAATGCTTTTTAAGGAAGAAGCTATTTTAGCGAGGTCAAGATTTTATGCAACGGATATAAATGGTAAAGTATTGCAAACTGCAAAGGAGGGAATTTATCCTATATCCTGTATGAAAGAATACTCCAGAAATTATATTAAGGCAGGAGGTTTATACTCCTTGTCAGATTACTATCATGCAAGGTATAACAGAGCTATAATGGATTCAGAGCTAAGTAAAAACTTTCTGTTCTCTGTTCATAATCTCGTACACGACGGATCATTTAATGAATTTAATCTGATAGTGTGTCGCAATGTGTTGATATATTTTCAAAAAGAATTACAGGAGAAGGTTTTGGAGTTATTCATGGACAGCCTTCCTGTTTTTGGATTTCTTGCTCTGGGTAACAAGGAATCACTAAGGTTCAGTAAGATTGAAAAATATTTTCAGGTAATAGATCATAAAGAAAAAATATACAGAAGAATTAATTAA